The Toxorhynchites rutilus septentrionalis strain SRP chromosome 1, ASM2978413v1, whole genome shotgun sequence genome contains the following window.
cacactcacgttccccgaaaattgtttttctgtgcgcgatctatattcgcggattcttttttgacatatacacctgacgcagactgtgacacatcaatcctgatactgactgttctaatccgttgctccgttctggagttaaatcgtgaggattggacaccaaatcatttttatttatatagatatacaaaGTTTGCTTAAAAAACTACTTTCCAATTTTCCAGCTTTCCGAAtggttttccataatttttttagcATATAAACCTTACGCAGACTGAGGCAGATCAATCCTGATACTAACTGTACGAATCCGTtgttccgttcttgagttaaatcgtgaggaacggacaccaaatcattttatttatatagatatagagaTTAACACATCCAGTAGTTCGACCATAACTTGTAATGAAGCAAAAAAATGGTACTAGGAACAATTTAAACGATGTTTTCTCCAGACATATCATTTGTTAAATAACCTATTGAAAATGCGGGAAACATCCGgcataaggtttcgaaaatcaataaaaactacatttttgaagaaaacttcacCTTTGATGACTGCAaatgcgagttttaatgaagtattgttagTTTAGTTGTTAAACTATGAtaagtaatgtgaattaattttgcagatattttttcaatgaacaTAGTTATGAATAGCAGTGATGAATGAGAACTTATAAATTTCTATAATAaaatattgggccctattatgtgaggggcttagaatgaaaggggtgtaagtgatttgatcgatttatctacatcgactctctcttttggtcataacttagctgcaaactcatttccAGCTGTATTACACAATGTgggagataggtcagaacctcatctatcggattctatagaaaACTcacattggaacgtttttgcagttgagttattaactaaagaaaaagttgatgaagagaaatcgatcaagtcacttacaccccttgcattctaagcccctcatgcaattctagttgaacagaattttgctcgttcgttctattttgctgttatAGACGCCGTCGGATGAATGCTGTCGGCATAATTTCccgagctgtttggtttgcttgttgcactCCTGATGTTTTGCATTAAGAAACATTTTGGCAacttttcaaaatatgcaattctCCGACGTTCGAAAAAGAACTCGATTTGATAAGATTCTATTGATttacaaaatatgaaaatttgttCGATGTGATGATTATAGTGATCGAATTGACcgttcgattcaatttacataataggggccAATATTTCCGATAGATAGTTCTTATACTTCTAGTTAGTTGaggaatataataatcatctTGGATGTATTTCTATCGAAAATAGATGCTGTGTATGatcaaaaatcataattttcttaaaaattcagcgatattttttgatgaaactttacagaaaataaagaaaaatcaatttagcgatcgataaatatttttattttttagaataatttatcattgaatatttttttgcaatacCTATGTTTTTACTTTAATTAACTCTCTTACAGTCTCGGTGTTACAGACCGGGAATCAATAATATTGTTTTGAGGAggttgaattaaatgactattgaaactgaatgaagttgaagaaaaactatttaattatacagtgattcgcctctaattagacatctagctaattggacatttttgtaaacatcctttGTGCAAGTTTCTACAACACGATAAATTTTAGTTTAGTGTTTTAAACCATTTTACTAGATTATATATTTTGCACaaaattcttatttttatttgttatatTTCAATGATCCTCCTGTTTAAACTTGTTTTTCAGATTGTtgatatgtccaattacagATCACATTCGCcactaatgcgacactgagatGTGACTCGATATGTCCCATTAGAGGTAAatcaagatatattttttttctttatacaaataacgcctaaaatacacaatggaaaaattacagagacacgcacagcctgtgacaccgtgcgcgagtatacgagttatgattttgtgcGCGAGTACAGGATGGTTAAAACTTTGTTCTCTTGTCTAGTACTACATTCATTTACTAATGACTTTGTGATATAGTTAACGTTGGcagaccgcagcctaacatttgaacaattagtcacccgtgatgcccaaaagtttggccacccctggttTAGAGTGTCTTTTCTCACTATCAACACTATCAATTTGAATCTTTTTACTTCAACTGAAttgaatatttttactttttactttaatATGCAAATGAAAGGATTTTCAGTGTAAAGTGAGTTTAAATCAGtttgaacaatatttctttttgacgtaggactacgtctttctttaAGGGTGCCaagtcagaaaacaggtcacgtttttatgaaataaaattcacgttaataactatttttgctccgaacggattttgacgatttgcacgccaatcgaattggaaattctctaaaatttcTATACATTGCATTCCTATAGCTTTGAAATGGTTTAGTTTGAtaaaaattgaaagcattcccatAAATTTAATCTGTCCATTTGTATGCTTACCTAATTGTGATGTTAATAAGAGCAACTTATGCCGCTGCGAGAATATAAACGACGAAGGGGATAAcataaagagaatatttgcgacgtAAACACCACCTTTGCACAGTAAGTACGCTGTCACTAACGTATAGATATTACATATTCTCtgaggaaatttttcattttccgtttggtggtcatcgaaacaacatcgttgccgacGAGCGTCGAGTGAGAATGGATTGTCTTTCTGATTCTGCTCATTTTGTGTCATCTTCGTTTTCCCTCAAGTGGCACCAATACCACAATTCCGCATCAAAATTGCccgagattttttgtttgagcGGAGGTGGGGCATTGGGGTGTTTGGGAAGGGggtggttttttttccaaaatatatatatttataaaggctcatatggcgttagcctcacggggccgggagttcaatactttgacaatttttcttattgtctatgttagtaatatgtaaccgattactcgcggttggttcgaggttagtattacaagtgttttcgtaattgggatgttgctgtctccaatgctctgtacgtgtgcccgacacgggatacttcctattgggatgcagctgaccattaatcagcaacgcccccctagtctgtacctcatatctagcgtgatgcgtctttctcgacgcgagcaatccaggatagaatggtcactagccggcgcaatcatcagttcgtgtagagttgtcatgagcggtacaacctttggctcttgttgaatgatcagtggactgcacaacctttggcccgtgcatctgtaaagagtgtgtgtatgtattgccgcgactaagtaaaagtttatcaatcggataggagggagatgaaacggggacacaacgaaggaaacatcattaaacgttgacatcggcgtttctgaggaacaggtatagatgaagcagaagatcaggatcacggctacctaagatatcccggacggggatctccgattgtctgccttgtgctctcagtgctctagagagctgagagcgagcagtatggaaccggatacacgaccagacaacatgctcgatgtcgtggtagccatcgccacaatcacaaagattgtttgctgcgagcccaatacgatagagatgcgcgtttaagttgtagtgattggacataaccGGATTATCACGCGAAAGAAATcatgacctacattcaatcccttgaaccatgccctcgtcgagaccttagggataatcgtgtgtaaccaacgaccgaactcatctccactccacatgcgctgccaacttacgagcgtgtactgacgaggaatgtggaaaaattcaaggGGGTGGTTGGATAGAGGACTTTTTCAATGTAATAGATCTGCTGTCACGGGGTACCACTGAAGCACCCCTcgactgtagtggcagcttACCAAATTTGGCCAAAATTTTACCGgacgtttctgcaggcactctCCCCAATACATTTTGgagtccattgtcttgtttgtgacgaaAACCTTGCCTCCCCTACTGTTGAAAAACTGCTCGAGGGAATTAGTGGCTCCGATTACCCTCTTGTTTAACCAGACACTTCGTGAAATGGCCTTTCCGGAAGCCTGGAAAGCTGCCTACATTGTTCCCATTCACAAGTCTGGCAACTACAAAAAAGTGGAGAATTATCGTGGCGTTACTATACTGTGCTGTATTAGTAAAGTATTTGAAAGGTTGCTGCACAAAGTTATGTACAACGTGATGTCTCCCATTGTTTTTGAAGGACAACACGGGTTCATGAAGCATCGCTCTACAACTACGAATCTTATGTGCTACGTCATCGCCCTGTCTCGCGAAGTAAAAGATAGACGACAAGTTGACGCagtagacggcgccagtggttgtatggttagcgtaacagcctcacaatccgatcggcctgggttcaatcccagctggtgtcgttgggattttctgaggcgaaaaatctctggttacgtcttccttcggagcggaagtaaaagaagttggcccggctcatgagttgttgagtctgataggtaggaacaggtggagtcgcctccctgatgtcggtgattggcactaaagtggcggaaataggccgacgaaaaataagcgaagataaaaaaaaaaaaaaaaaaaaaaagttgacgcAGTATACGTTGACTTCGCGATAGCGTTCGATACGGTTCCGCATACTCTGCTCATCGAGAAAATGAAGCACATGGGATTTCCAGATCCAATCACAAAAATTATgctaaaatgaagtctataacccaaaaaatgtcagggttttgaatattatattatttataccattataacaggggatagtaacttcaagctaaaaagtgggaccgattcgagattgcttttatgtaaacagtgaactttttttacactctaaaaattgcaccgacttgcactgacaactgaatgatattgtcaatttgtgcgagatgcctcaaaacagctgggaataaatattgttcatatacagtaagttacatctaatgCGACGTTTGAattattggacagacctgtaatgtgacacgtttaattggacatttttgtaaacatcgagttcggggcccaaattatggcgccacattaaagttgccaccagacgtagacactgtaccactcacatcgtcaatgttcaattacaggccaaaatcgcctccaaagcgacactgagtggtgcctcggcatgtcgtattaaatttaaattactgtattatattgttatttatgttcgcatcataggcaacgaacacacatttattttccacttgcaacagtattcacgatgattggatggatgaatatacgacttatacatgcatctggtacgactattgtcatgcgtatatacgatttactacagacaaccaaaaaacgaatggcggaaaacattcttgataattataataattattatagatttttgtaaatacatgtatgtttggaatattacgttaaaaaatatttttaagtccgaatatttccgatttcaagaaaagtgaaagttaaagttgatttttttttatttttaacttttgagaacgaaagattatctgtttgccaGTCTTTTACGTTCTGATAATCATagtgataaaaataaattagttcaacttagtcattcaattgcactcaaaactgtaaacatgagattatgaacttgacatACCAAGCTGCCAAGTGTGCCAACcctgcaaacattaaatcgtttaACTATCGTATATGGAGCATCGAATATCTAATATTTTTGTGGTATATGATGcgtatacagtaagttacctctaatcctcgacataccgaggcactactcagtgtcgcattataggtgattggcctgtaattgaacacGATGATAGTAGAACAATGTCGAAGTCTGGTGGCCTTATTTTTggtaccaaactcgatgtttacaaaatgtccaattagagatgaaaatgtccaattatttgtgtcccattacaggtctgtccaattaactaaatgtcgaattagaggtaacttactgtacatgcaaggttattaggcaatacctaataacataataagtctgttgtcatacgaatatacgattcattACTGCCATAAAAcaaatggcggaaaatattaaagtaaaatgttcgacccggggaatcaccatttttgtatgtatatagaacctttacaaacatttatgtttgtacaaaaaggaattaatcaattgacttttagggatataaatgtttgatatgagtggtggcgacggttataaaattgctctgatgggatttgaactccggttgtttggattatcaagccgcagctatcacgtacggctatctgaaatatgattttagggcaattaaagctcttacatatgatacgaaagcgttgtaatcggatacgtcattcctgattgtttattgtgctttagtggaaatatcgcaaaatttatatagaaatggttcaATAAAGGTTAGTAccacatgtttcaagtaatcaaataacatgaagtaaaaaatttcattaatattttaatttaaaactgCCATCGGGCCTgctcagcaaacattaaatcgtaaaaaagatcgaggggttgtatccgagacacaaccgcttagaacgtaggactacgcaatcttttttttttttaatttgatgttttatcatttcgaatattatttgcgaatacgttgaaatttagtaaataactctttagtaaaaagttccggggaccctgaaaaggtttaatggcttacgtagttttgtagaatcatttcgagatgCAACGGtcatttttgcctttgcgagaacaatacactaattggtcatatgtcgcaatttgtttctttatatcaatgcacgcattgcactgaatattaacgagaggcatcttccgtgcatcgccatcaaagacgaatgaactctctgagtttcaagtgtctataattcaaaagaagaagaagaagtggatcgtcattcaacaagcatcaaaaacgcgtctaacagatgtgtTGGCGCGTTCCTAAGCGCCAAGGCAGTGGACTGTAAAGCGGAAAGAACGTTTCAACTGTGTGGAAATAAACTCCTTCTtccgccttgagaaaggcaggtATTGGTTCCCACAGCAGTCTACTAGCCAGATATCGATGGTGCGAAGGTTTCTCCTGGAAGGCAAGAGTGCACTTGGAAAGTCAAACACTTGTTACTTTTTACTACTAggttttattcgaaagatgttgCACATATAGCGTGTGAAAACAGAATAACTTCAATCCGCGAATGGCATCCTTTTTTATGTGCATGGGAACGTGTGACACTAGCGATGGCTCGTTGGTGCAAGGTGCTGTCGGTGATGTATAAAAACTACGCCGCACATGCGCTCAATGTGCATCGATGACGTCATGCCGGAGCGGTCGAGTCGGCCGCGAAgaagatgcacacagttgctaAAAATGGAACATCGCGAGAaagaccgtttatgaaaaatcgtttctcgactctcggtcaaaaccgtcaacaaagtttctaagttctaagtttcgcgcaacgaaaacaagcaacacacaaaaaaccaaatatcgatgtttagaagcgacctataatcatttgcactcttctcttttttcgcctgctttgccatgactcggatggttgtgttaattgcaatgccagatgcacttcaagtgaaatattcgctagcgttcacagctcaaggAGAACAttgaacacaaaacgagcagaataagcgacctttgttgtttcgggcacagaaagattcttagtagtttcctcagaggagatgcaatacttatacgctagcgatagCTCACTTATTATGCAAGGGTGgggtttacttcgcaaattttctcttttcgctatcgcCCTTCGctgtttctgttctagcggctgcataagttaccctttattgacagctctgttcgggaaagcacacaaatggacagaacaaatgtatggaaaaatgggaatacttccaattttcatcaatttaaaccatatggctatgggattgtaatgtatagcatatcgaacaaaaaaaaacttagaaaaattcCAATTCGATTtgtatgcaaatcgtttgaatccgttcgtagcaaaaatagttattaacgttaactttatttcataaaaacgtgacctgttttctgatctgataatgtaagacgtagttctacgtcaaaaatttaaaattggaggcgatatacatacatccaagacacattacttgtatgatgtgtataactggcatatgcatatgaaattggagaccgtatacatgtatatggggtatatgatgtaatataaacgataattatatgattttttttctaggatgtatgtatatcgcctccacgtttgcatgtacGGGCggctaggcgcatcatatacatgcaagttgtattaatcatacttgtttgtttgtgaatataatcctcaaaataaaatcattacactaaaccttcgtttcaaacaacttatacagtaaccaaatcacgcaataaacatcaagaattgctgggaatctcGTACCAATATTTGTTCCAATTTAAATAGGTGCTTtactccagttttgttgacatcttttatgcattcaattaaatcgtacgataaatcatatataaacataaagatTCCCACCTTCATTAAacttcatccttcattaaacacctcgtagtagaaatctgtcagtatgcgtacactctcctacgaaacatagtggaaaaaaatatattcgtcgatgtaaacaagcggtgaaaaaggagacacttttcgacgagcgatttgtatgaagttccactgccgtgatTATAGtccagtaaattcacatttaaaaatgaagtgttcgcaatttgaatcatgcgtagaaacttgactCATATTCCAAACCCCAATTTTAATGAAcatttctgtataaaatatcattttatttcatccatttattgtagattcttaccgtTTCTAGCACATAACAtggaaacaacaaacaaaattgttgaaaaaactacaaaaactgaaaaattaatctTGCTTGTTTTCTACGAAATTTGCTAATGTAAACATTTTATCGTTGGTCTTgattggcacttttttgaaaaagcttgatattataaattataggctgcatcgatacctgtaaatgatgttaaaacgaagcccataacccaaagaatgttaaGTCTATCATAGGTATAAGCAAATTACAGTCTGTACGACTAGTCGAAGACGCGGGCtatgtatattcgattctagattttttgtagcattatgttggtactcatgtctctcacttatgctgacaagtagagctattttgaatgttcagttaatttttgacaactgcttttcttccATTATGTTTAGTCGGACacaatttattgaaaatttataatcgaaaaaacggtactgttCCGTTCAAAACGGCGTACTCAAGGTACACACCATTCCCAATTTTTCCTTGATTATCACGTCTGACAACGAACGTGTTaaattatagaggcttcaaacttttcagctcattcgcctctacatTTGACAAATTAAACGGTGTGTTTACAGACTCCATTTCATTATTTCCACTGTATTATGTCACCCTTTTGTTATTAATGATACAATCGTGAATGATCTCGCAAAGCAAAATAACGATCAAATCTCGGTTAGCTCAAGTGGATTTGCAACTTTCCACATCCAAATACCCGTTCAGCGTTGAATGATACTCCTGCTACCTCGCTCGCGGTTGATCGTTAACAAATTAAACCCATTATTtatccgtgttgaaaggtagCGCAAGCGATCTTGACCTTCCCCACTGAGCTATAAAACTAGATGCATCGCCCCGGTTCGCGCTACATGTCGTATGGCAAACCACAGATAATCGGTTCACGTACTCCGATAACCGTCTGTGCAGCACTCAGATCTTCATCTGCAGCTGAGACACTTTAGTTTAGGGGGTTATAATATAAAACCGTTTACAAACGGGGAGGCGGAAATTATTCACATTTTGGCGGCAGCAAAACCACTTTCTGCTCGGATAGAGAAATAATAAAAACGGCACCGCCAACGGGGGACAATTCTCACCCCGGGCATTCACAACTTCATCGAGTGGCAGCTAGTAGTAGAAGACAACGGTTGGGCCGTTGGCATCACACTAACACCGATGCCGAGAGCCTCGTGCAGTCATCAGACCGTCATCAACAACTACTTATCTTAAGCGGACGTCTCGGAGAAACAGGAGAGCAAACATAGTCGATGAAATAATTCTCCGTACTCTTTACCTGGCTGGCCATAAGACGCTTAAGTTTGTAGTTATTCTGGCTAGTTGATGTTTACACTCGGTCCTGTTGAGTACGGTTGCCAGAGGAGATTCTTTTCGATTGGCGCGTGTTGCTGTTTTTTATTGGTTTCAAAGGGCCGCAAAGTATATTAAACTTGTTGTGATCGGAAGTGTGGGCCGCTAGGTGTTTACGACCAGTCTTGTCACGACACAGCATCCTGAGGTTGATTGATTCATCGTGAGGCGTTCACCAGGAAGTGGTTCGAGATGGAGATGAACAGTACATTCGAAAATCTGCTCAGGATTGCAAGGGCAGATGGTCATGACCATGAACGCGATCAAGATCAACAGGAGGATGACGAAAATGATTCGATTATTGTGGCCAAAGCAACCACGATGGTGGTTCTGTTCGGCGTGAGCATGATCTGTGGAACCGCACCATTTAAATTGGCACAATGGTTTAAATGGTCCGATAATGCGTCCGATGCAAAAACAGGTTTGGTTGTGTCGGTGCTGTTGTCTTTCGGGGGAGGTGCACTGTTGTGCACCACATTCCAGCATCTGCTACCGGAGATTAACGAGACCATTCATGAGCTGACGGCAGCGGGACTTATGCCTAAGATGAATTTTAGCCTGGGAGAATTTCTGATGTGTGCCGGGTTTTTCATCATCTATCTGGTGGAAGAGTTGGTGCATGTTTATTTGCATAGACATGAACGCAAAATGAAGGAGGCTAAACTGAATGAGCTGGATGCTGCCGGTGGCGCTATTATCCGAGGAACACACGCGAGAGAAAGCATCATAATGCGAAAGAAAAATAGCGAAGCTCGCAGCGGAAGCATCTCGACTGCAGATTTAATCTCGAATGATTTAGAGAATCAAAAGCGGGGAATTCCGGTGGTTGCAAACGACGCAGTAGTTGTCAGCTCTCAACATCCCCACGACCATCATGTTCATCATCACATCCCGCAAGTTGAGGCCGATGGAAAGATAGTTTCCTCTATCCGTGGTTTGCTCATTGTGCTAGCTCTGTCGGTGCATGAACTGTTCGAGGGTCTCGCGGTGGGCCTAGAGGGAACCACTGCCACCGTGTGGTACATGTTCGGTGCTGTGGCGGCACATAAATTTGTCATAGCCTTCTGCGTTGGGGTGGAGCTGATTGTCGCACGCACATCGTTCTGGCTTGCCATCGGATATATCTTCATTTATTCGGTCGTCAGTCCGCTGGGTattggaattggaattttccTGAGCAACGGCTCCAATGCGGATGACATGGAGGTTATATCGGTCGTGCTACAAGGGCTCGCGTCCGGTACCCTACTGTACGTTATATTCTTCGAAGTGCTCTCCAAGGATCGCTCCGGGCTGTGGCAATACCTGGCGGTATTTGTCGGATTCTTCTTCATGTTTGGAATCCAATTTGCAAGTGAGTAGCTTGCTGTGCAAGTTTGTAATTGATAGTGTAAGCCGTGTTGCATATCTCTCATGAAGACTGTTCACTCTCCACGTTTGAAGATACAGTTCCTGCTTTGATGTTTCATGCATGAGATAGCATAAAAGAACTGACCAAAGCGTAATCATAGTTA
Protein-coding sequences here:
- the LOC129766168 gene encoding zinc transporter ZIP1, translating into MEMNSTFENLLRIARADGHDHERDQDQQEDDENDSIIVAKATTMVVLFGVSMICGTAPFKLAQWFKWSDNASDAKTGLVVSVLLSFGGGALLCTTFQHLLPEINETIHELTAAGLMPKMNFSLGEFLMCAGFFIIYLVEELVHVYLHRHERKMKEAKLNELDAAGGAIIRGTHARESIIMRKKNSEARSGSISTADLISNDLENQKRGIPVVANDAVVVSSQHPHDHHVHHHIPQVEADGKIVSSIRGLLIVLALSVHELFEGLAVGLEGTTATVWYMFGAVAAHKFVIAFCVGVELIVARTSFWLAIGYIFIYSVVSPLGIGIGIFLSNGSNADDMEVISVVLQGLASGTLLYVIFFEVLSKDRSGLWQYLAVFVGFFFMFGIQFATHGHGHGHSHGGSGGHHEDDHDHEHDHPHDHQK